Part of the Nitrospirota bacterium genome is shown below.
ATGGCCATATTGGTGGCCAGTTCGGTTCCTGCGATATCCACGGCGATCTGCGTCGCGTCTATGTATAAAAGCTTTGCTTCCAACTCTCCAAGCCGGGCGGTATCTTCCTCACTGAGCAAAGGGTGATCGGTATTAATAATGACCAGCCCGCCCCGTTTCAGGCCAGAATAAAACGGCATGGTGTAACATTTTCCCTGAGTGTAGACCTGAGGGTGGTATATCATAATAATGTCGGGATAGACAATTTCGCCTCTGTCATAAATTTTTTGGTCAGCAATTCTGACATAGCTTTCCGCCGGGGCCATCCGTTTTTCAGCTCCAAAAAAGGGATTTGAAATCGCATTCCTTCCCTCTTTGTAAACGGCTGTGGCTAAAACATGCGCGGAAGTGACCGCCCCCTGTCCTCCTAACCCTGAAATTCGAACATTGATTCTTTTTCTCATCTTTATTTCACTCCTGCCGGTACGGCCGTTCCAATTTTTGCGGCGGCAGCCGCTAATTTTTTCTTGGCATCCAGTTCGGCCAAAAACGCTTTGGCTTCGTCAGTAAT
Proteins encoded:
- a CDS encoding 2-oxoacid:acceptor oxidoreductase family protein; this encodes MRKRINVRISGLGGQGAVTSAHVLATAVYKEGRNAISNPFFGAEKRMAPAESYVRIADQKIYDRGEIVYPDIIMIYHPQVYTQGKCYTMPFYSGLKRGGLVIINTDHPLLSEEDTARLGELEAKLLYIDATQIAVDIAGTELATNMAMLGALVGATKIVKMESMEKALADRFGKKYVASGGTATLDEAIKKKFAKKEQLLQKNLETIVKGYEISSAWAESQSAMLV